The following coding sequences lie in one Apium graveolens cultivar Ventura chromosome 3, ASM990537v1, whole genome shotgun sequence genomic window:
- the LOC141714793 gene encoding uncharacterized protein LOC141714793, whose translation MKTYADKKRSEREFIEGEEVFLILQPYRQSSIALKKNNKLCAKYYGPYEILKRVGRVAYQLKLPPNSKIHNTFHVSHLKRKIGVKKVVQVNLPEMADTGEFDLKPQKILDRKLIKKGDLSVVMVLVQWEQGNENEVTWEVWDKLVKKFPKVVDLN comes from the coding sequence ATGAAGACATATGCTGATAAGAAAAGAAGTGAAAGGGAATTTATTGAAGGAGAGGAAGTGTTCCTCATATTGCAGCCTTACAGACAGTCAAGCATTGCTCTAAAAAAGAATAACAAGTTGTGTGCTAAATACTATGGCCCTTATGAAATACTTAAGAGAGTAGGAAGGGTGGCTTATCAGCTTAAGTTACCCCCTAATTCTAAAATACACAACACATTCCACGTATCACATCTTAAAAGGAAGATTGGTGTTAAAAAAGTGGTTCAAGTTAACCTTCCAGAGATGGCTGACACTGGAGAATTTGATCTCAAACCACAAAAGATCTTAGACAGAAAGCTCATAAAGAAAGGAGATTTATCAGTGGTAATGGTCTTAGTCCAGTGGGAGCAAGGTAATGAAAATGAGGTTACTTGGGAAGTCTGGGAcaaattggtgaagaaatttcCAAAAGTGGTTGATCTCAACTGA